The DNA window GAGTGTCAAGGCGCCGGGTGCGGACCTCGGTGGGGGCTCTATGCTGGCGGGCATGGCAACCGCAGGGACTCCGGAGGCGTTCGAGACGATTCATGGCGTGGCAGGGCCGCTGGACTGGCTGTGCCTGGCGCCGCACCCGGACGACGCGGAGATCGGTGCGGGCGGCACGCTGATCCGGCTGGCCCGCGCGGGGCGCGCGGTGGGCATCCTGGAACTGTCGCGGGGCGAGCGGGGCACGCAGGGCACGCCGGACGTGCGCGTGGCCGAGTGCGCCCGCGCGGCGGCCATCATGGGCCTCACATGGCGCGGGCAACTGGGCCTCCCGGACGGCGAACTGCGCGACACGCTGGGCGGCGCGCACGCGCTGGCGTCGGTGCTGCGCGCGGTGCGGCCCCGCGTGCTGGTCGTTCCGCACCACCATGACCGGCACCCGGATCATTTCGGGACGTACCACCTGACCAAGCGGGCCGTGCATCTGGCGCAACTGGCGAAGGCGGACCTGCCGGGCGACCCGCACCGGGTGGGGCGGGTGCTGCTGTACCAGGGGAACGCGGACATCACCCCGAACGTGCTGGTCGACGTGGAGGCCGTGCAGGACACCTGGGCGGCCGCGATCCTGGCGCACGAGAGTCAGTTCTCGGGGGCGGCCATCTCGGAGACGGTCACGCCGGAGATCGTGGAGCGCCGCCGCGCCCGCCTGACGTACTGGGGCACCCTGGCGCGCGTGCGCTACGCCGAGGCCTTCGAGGCGGACTCGGCGCTGCTGGTGGACCCACTGGCGCTGTAGGTCGCCCTGGCCTGCGCCTGCCGCTCAGTCCTGCGGCGGCCAGTCCTGGTAGGGGAGGGCGGGGTGTGGGCGGCTGGCGAGCAGGTCCTCGATCTCGTCGGCGAGGTCCAGGCCGTACTTGTACGCGCCCTGCCCGGCGACCACGCCGCCGCCGTACTTCTCGCGGTAGTTGCCGGGTTTGCGTTCGAAGGTCATGGCCTCGGCGCTGGCGTTCGTCTGGGGGAGTACGGTCGTCAGGATCGGGGGGGTGCTCTCGCCGGTGCCGGTGAAGGCGCGTTTCAGGTCCTCGGGGAGGCGTTGCAGGCCCTGGCGGTGCTGGCTGCTCTGGCTCTGGTACTTGGTGATCAGGACGCCCAGGCAGCTCAGGCGCAGGTTGCGGGCGCGGCGGATCTCGGCGATGCGCCCGGCGATCTGCGGGATGCCGTAGGTGCTCAGGCGGTCCGGGATGGTGGGGATCAGGTAGTGGTCGCTGATTTCCAGGCCGTTCTGCGTGACGAAGCCCAGGTTGGGCGGGCAGTCGATCAGCACGTAGTCGTACGCGTCGAAGTGCGGCGCGACGAACTTCTTCACGACTTCCATCGGGCCGGTCGAGTAGTACGTGCGGCCCGCGATGTCCTGCATGCGGTCCTGCACGTCGATCAGGCGGATGGAGGAGGGCAGCAGGTCCACGCGGCCGTAACGGGTGCCTTCGGGCAGCTGGTCCATCACCTCGGGCGGCACGCGGTTGAGGTTGCTGGCGCCGCGCACGATGGCGCGCGTGGCGTCGAACGTGAAGGTGCCGTCGCCGCGCAGCAGGTCCAGGAACAGCTGCGCGAGCGTCTGGCCCGCCTCGTCGGCTTTCTCCCAGCGTTCCTCGCCGATCAGGGCCAGGGTGGCGTTCGTCTGCGGGTCCAGGTCGATGACCAGCACGCGTTTCTGCTTCATGAACGCCAGCGTGTCGGCCAGTTGCACGGTCGCCGTGGTTTTCGCCACGCCGCCCTTGAGGTTGATGAAACTCAGGACGACCGGGGCCATCAGAGTTCGCGGATCTTGGCCAGCACGGCCTCGGGCCGCACGGTGTAATCCCCGGTCTTCTCCTCGACGTGCTGGTAGCGGATCACGCCGGAGCGGTCGATCAGGAACACCGCCCGGCCGCTGATGCCCCGGTCGTCGATGGCCACGCCGTACGAGCGGGCCACGTCGAGTTTCATGTCGGCCAGCAGCGGCACCTCGATGCCGTACTCGGCCGCCCAGGCCTTGTGCGCGTGCACGGAGTCGCGGTTCACGCCCAGCACGACCGCCCCGGCGTCCGCGAAATCATCCTGGCGGCCCGAGTACTCCGGCAGCTGCATGGAGCACACGGGACTGAAATCCAGCGGGTAGAACACCAGCACCACGGCGCTGTGACCGCGGTAACTGCTCAGGGTGATCTGCTCGCCGGTCGAGGCGGGCAGGGTGAAGTCCGGCGCAGGCTGTCCCACAAGGCTCATGCCCGCAGTGTAGCGGGCCGCGCCCCCGTGGGCCGCCTGAGTTCCGGCAGTTGTCCGGCCTGCGTGCCCGGTGTTGTCCGGCCTGCGTGCCCGGCGTTGTCCCGGCCCGCCCGGCTGGCCCCGCCTGCGCTGCACCCTTGAGCGGCACCTTTGAACTGCGTCCCGGTTCACGGGTTCGCGCGGGCGGTGGGATTACGCTGGGTGGGTACCGTCCCCGGCGTCTGCACCGTTCACGCCCGCCCGCACCCCAGCCGGGACGGCCCCGAGGAGGAATTCCCAATGGCTGACGTAATGCCCCCCAACATGCTGAATGACCGCCCGCGCACCCCCGCAGGCCTGCTGAGCAATGCCGAGAAGGACCGACTGATCGAACGCGGATTCCTGGGCCTGTACCGCTGGTACACCGCCCGCAGTCAGGAAACCCGCAACTGGAACCCGGACCGCTCCTTCGACTGGCGCGCCCTGAACCAGAACC is part of the Deinococcus seoulensis genome and encodes:
- a CDS encoding ParA family protein, which gives rise to MAPVVLSFINLKGGVAKTTATVQLADTLAFMKQKRVLVIDLDPQTNATLALIGEERWEKADEAGQTLAQLFLDLLRGDGTFTFDATRAIVRGASNLNRVPPEVMDQLPEGTRYGRVDLLPSSIRLIDVQDRMQDIAGRTYYSTGPMEVVKKFVAPHFDAYDYVLIDCPPNLGFVTQNGLEISDHYLIPTIPDRLSTYGIPQIAGRIAEIRRARNLRLSCLGVLITKYQSQSSQHRQGLQRLPEDLKRAFTGTGESTPPILTTVLPQTNASAEAMTFERKPGNYREKYGGGVVAGQGAYKYGLDLADEIEDLLASRPHPALPYQDWPPQD
- the bshB1 gene encoding bacillithiol biosynthesis deacetylase BshB1: MATAGTPEAFETIHGVAGPLDWLCLAPHPDDAEIGAGGTLIRLARAGRAVGILELSRGERGTQGTPDVRVAECARAAAIMGLTWRGQLGLPDGELRDTLGGAHALASVLRAVRPRVLVVPHHHDRHPDHFGTYHLTKRAVHLAQLAKADLPGDPHRVGRVLLYQGNADITPNVLVDVEAVQDTWAAAILAHESQFSGAAISETVTPEIVERRRARLTYWGTLARVRYAEAFEADSALLVDPLAL
- a CDS encoding peroxiredoxin, whose amino-acid sequence is MSLVGQPAPDFTLPASTGEQITLSSYRGHSAVVLVFYPLDFSPVCSMQLPEYSGRQDDFADAGAVVLGVNRDSVHAHKAWAAEYGIEVPLLADMKLDVARSYGVAIDDRGISGRAVFLIDRSGVIRYQHVEEKTGDYTVRPEAVLAKIREL